In the Roseimicrobium gellanilyticum genome, one interval contains:
- a CDS encoding YdcF family protein encodes MRRLLRAIALLFLSALVLWLACLSFVIWNFGQTDHATQADCIIVLGASVQGSQPSPVFEQRLRHGIDLYQRKLAPRLLFTGGFGDGKSHSEAGVGSAYAQQHGVPATAVLLEEKSRTTKQNLEEALKLMKAHGLQSAVIVSDPLHLKRAMMMAEDLGIQAHSSPTSTSMYRSFGSQAKFLLREVYFMHHYMIFGE; translated from the coding sequence ATGCGTCGCCTCCTCCGAGCCATCGCCCTCCTCTTTTTGAGCGCCTTGGTTCTCTGGCTAGCATGTCTGAGCTTCGTCATTTGGAACTTCGGCCAAACCGACCACGCCACGCAGGCTGACTGTATCATCGTCCTGGGCGCCAGCGTCCAAGGCTCCCAACCTTCTCCTGTCTTCGAACAACGCCTCCGGCATGGTATTGACCTCTACCAACGCAAACTCGCTCCACGCCTCCTCTTCACTGGTGGCTTTGGGGATGGGAAAAGCCATTCCGAAGCCGGCGTCGGTTCCGCCTATGCGCAGCAACACGGCGTGCCAGCCACCGCGGTGCTGCTGGAAGAGAAATCCCGCACCACGAAACAGAACCTGGAAGAAGCCCTCAAGCTCATGAAGGCCCACGGCCTGCAATCCGCCGTCATCGTGAGTGACCCACTGCACCTGAAGCGAGCGATGATGATGGCAGAAGATCTCGGCATTCAGGCGCACTCATCGCCCACATCCACCTCCATGTACCGTTCCTTCGGTTCCCAGGCGAAGTTCCTGCTGCGCGAGGTGTACTTCATGCATCACTACATGATATTCGGAGAATAG
- a CDS encoding DUF4838 domain-containing protein yields MNCLRFRIPRFLPVSVLLLVSFAINVHSADLTLLSEGKSTYQIVTPDTPPTPELASCLEQTARLLQAAFKANGADVAIISESKRVPSQPALLLGNTAFAKQNSVDVTTLTDWSYIHKAVGKDIIIAGHDHASSVKPDAGNARRREWDRTGTAKAAADFARTYMGVRFLFPDLPGYTQVSAHSKNDLLASPSIEFLSMKAITVPDTLNTHKAPLLRINSSHPAGGSFYDLAHNRFPRVNALYGSHTWDRAVPAEKYMDAHPEYFALINGERMKDKARPQYCLSNPDVQELIYQDLVNQVEAGYDYVDLGQPDGYRECQCEACAKLWDTGGDWSEKIWILNRRTAERLLKSHPKARVTMMSYILTATPPKTFKAFPANTSVMLTGTNEEDIAPWRSYEIPGGFTGYVYNWCPNLGSRYTPMRTPQYVEAQVKRLAAGRIQALYRDGPGQLFGLEGPVYYTMGRMFDDPDHNAAKDLIPEFCDAAFGKASPIMRTFYDQLYDAIMLYSDHLGTRNNLWTYQPLEGRKRKTVRDPFQLLAFLYHPELLASLEANLIQAEKLADNAKIKARLSLVRTEFDYIRHLARVIHLYQAFTVQPDEASRDRLLNAIDARNAFIEALYPKKGEKRAEVRWEQVFFPFPGHDANHLRLAHDGYQEPFANTCLNWDTKAMRRAPLPGKKRISVAATSTPATLDGPEWKHVATQTLTVAPPFNQAPRNTTLQMLHDKTNLYVRMTCELPPDGKTTFSPQRRDLDLSNQESVEVYLSPAAEREISYRFMAGAHAKTGWDAAAGFITDVMDPRHGRDDATWNGEWTHQPEVDVSKKQWRTLITIPFKTLGVAGPTPGTTWRANFARNHQLVRSMMDRAIWSSAIGNTNMNDRSIFGEIVFE; encoded by the coding sequence ATGAATTGCCTTCGCTTTCGAATCCCTCGTTTCCTGCCTGTCAGCGTCCTGCTGCTGGTGTCCTTTGCCATAAACGTTCACTCTGCCGATCTCACCCTGCTCTCCGAAGGCAAATCCACCTACCAAATTGTCACTCCCGACACGCCCCCTACTCCGGAACTCGCGTCCTGCCTCGAACAAACAGCACGGCTCCTGCAAGCTGCCTTCAAAGCAAACGGCGCAGACGTCGCCATCATCTCCGAAAGCAAACGCGTCCCATCCCAGCCAGCCCTCTTGCTTGGTAACACCGCCTTCGCCAAGCAGAACAGCGTCGATGTCACCACACTCACCGACTGGAGTTACATCCATAAAGCGGTCGGGAAGGACATCATCATCGCGGGACATGATCACGCCTCGTCAGTGAAGCCGGATGCGGGCAACGCACGCCGACGCGAGTGGGACCGCACGGGCACAGCGAAAGCAGCTGCAGACTTCGCCCGCACCTACATGGGCGTGCGTTTCCTCTTCCCGGATCTCCCGGGTTACACGCAAGTGAGTGCGCACTCGAAGAATGATCTGCTCGCCTCCCCCTCCATTGAGTTCCTCTCGATGAAGGCCATCACCGTTCCCGATACTCTGAACACGCACAAGGCGCCTTTGCTCCGCATCAACAGCAGCCATCCCGCCGGTGGCAGCTTCTACGACTTGGCTCACAATCGCTTCCCCCGCGTGAATGCCCTTTATGGCAGCCACACCTGGGATCGCGCCGTGCCGGCAGAGAAATACATGGATGCCCATCCCGAGTATTTTGCCCTCATTAATGGAGAGCGCATGAAGGACAAGGCACGCCCGCAGTACTGCCTCTCCAATCCTGATGTGCAGGAACTCATCTATCAGGATCTCGTGAATCAGGTGGAGGCGGGCTATGACTACGTGGATCTCGGTCAGCCAGATGGCTATCGTGAATGCCAGTGTGAAGCCTGCGCGAAGCTCTGGGATACAGGCGGTGACTGGAGTGAGAAGATCTGGATCCTCAATCGCCGCACCGCCGAGCGCCTGCTGAAGTCCCACCCCAAGGCGCGCGTGACCATGATGTCCTACATCCTCACGGCCACGCCACCGAAGACCTTCAAAGCGTTTCCCGCGAACACCTCCGTCATGCTCACGGGCACCAATGAGGAGGACATCGCCCCATGGCGAAGCTATGAGATACCCGGTGGCTTCACCGGTTACGTGTACAACTGGTGCCCCAATCTCGGCAGCCGCTACACACCCATGCGCACCCCGCAGTATGTGGAGGCCCAGGTGAAGCGTCTCGCCGCCGGCCGCATCCAGGCCTTGTATCGCGACGGACCAGGCCAGCTCTTCGGGCTGGAGGGTCCGGTGTATTACACCATGGGGCGCATGTTCGATGACCCGGACCACAATGCGGCGAAGGATCTCATTCCTGAGTTCTGCGATGCCGCTTTCGGCAAGGCCTCGCCAATCATGCGCACGTTCTACGACCAGCTCTATGACGCGATCATGCTGTACTCCGACCACCTCGGCACACGCAATAATCTCTGGACCTACCAGCCGCTGGAAGGCCGGAAACGCAAGACGGTGCGTGATCCCTTTCAGCTCCTCGCCTTCCTGTACCATCCCGAACTGCTCGCCTCGCTCGAGGCCAATCTGATTCAGGCCGAGAAGCTGGCGGACAATGCGAAAATAAAAGCACGACTCTCACTGGTGCGCACCGAGTTCGACTACATCCGCCACCTCGCGCGCGTCATCCACTTGTATCAAGCCTTCACGGTGCAGCCGGATGAAGCCTCACGAGATCGACTTTTGAATGCCATCGATGCCCGCAATGCTTTCATCGAAGCGCTCTACCCGAAGAAAGGTGAGAAGCGCGCTGAGGTCCGATGGGAGCAAGTGTTCTTCCCTTTCCCCGGTCACGATGCCAACCACCTCCGTCTCGCACATGACGGCTACCAGGAACCCTTCGCCAACACCTGTCTGAACTGGGATACCAAGGCCATGCGCCGGGCCCCGTTGCCAGGGAAGAAACGCATCTCCGTCGCTGCCACCTCTACACCCGCAACTTTGGATGGCCCTGAATGGAAGCATGTCGCCACGCAAACACTCACGGTCGCACCTCCCTTCAATCAAGCTCCACGGAATACCACTCTCCAGATGCTGCATGACAAGACGAATCTTTATGTGCGCATGACCTGCGAACTCCCGCCCGATGGCAAGACGACCTTCAGCCCGCAACGACGGGACCTCGACCTGAGCAATCAAGAATCGGTCGAGGTGTATCTATCTCCCGCAGCGGAACGCGAGATCTCCTATCGCTTCATGGCTGGTGCCCATGCCAAGACCGGTTGGGACGCTGCAGCTGGCTTCATCACCGATGTCATGGATCCACGCCATGGTCGAGATGACGCGACCTGGAATGGCGAGTGGACTCACCAGCCCGAAGTAGATGTCTCAAAGAAACAGTGGCGCACCCTCATCACCATCCCCTTCAAGACCCTCGGTGTCGCCGGTCCCACTCCGGGCACCACCTGGCGCGCCAACTTCGCCCGCAATCACCAACTCGTCCGCAGCATGATGGACCGT